From the Drosophila simulans strain w501 chromosome 2L, Prin_Dsim_3.1, whole genome shotgun sequence genome, the window acaacaaatgttAGAATTAATATTACCTAATAAAGAATATCAAATGATGCAATAGTTTTGGATAACCAGCTTACGTCAACTCAGAATCGCTGATGTGGGAGAATTTGGCTTTCAGTTCCTTGCGAGAGATGCCCTCTTCGGAAACATTGCTCTTGATGGCCTGGAAGACGGCCTGCTGCTTGGGATCTAGCCCACTAACAATGGCCGAGCTCTGGGAGGCGGTGAAATCAGCTATGGAGCCTGAGCCGGAAGAAGCGCCTgcaccagctccagctccacccTTGCTCTGGTAGTCCTCGGCCCTGTAGCGGGCATTGAGTACTTCCAGCAGGTGCGTGCACACCTCGTTGGGATCCAAGACGGGCAGTAGCTTGAATATCATTAGGGTTTTGGAACCGCCTTGCGACCGGGTGGTGCCGTAGACCTTCACGTAGTTGTTGACCATGACCTCGGGTGCCTTGAGAGCGTCGCCCTCCTCCAGCCAGTAGTGCGCATCGATCCTGCCGCTATGGTCCTCCAGTGTATAGGTGATCTTCGTTGAGGAAGTCTCCACGTTTCGCACTATGGCCACAACACAGGCCATGGCGTACTGCATGCCGAACAACTCGATGTTTCCCTCCGGGGCGTCCACAATCTGCTTCACCACCAGGGGCACTATTCCCTATTTGCAAACGTACGAAATCATGTTAGGTTGTGCAATTTTACTGGCGTCTCACTTACTTCTCCCTTTTGATTGCTGGCGGCTC encodes:
- the LOC6733021 gene encoding replication protein A 32 kDa subunit; amino-acid sequence: MNDSFGDFNATQTAPAGAASNQKGEGIVPLVVKQIVDAPEGNIELFGMQYAMACVVAIVRNVETSSTKITYTLEDHSGRIDAHYWLEEGDALKAPEVMVNNYVKVYGTTRSQGGSKTLMIFKLLPVLDPNEVCTHLLEVLNARYRAEDYQSKGGAGAGAGASSGSGSIADFTASQSSAIVSGLDPKQQAVFQAIKSNVSEEGISRKELKAKFSHISDSELTNILDFMISEGHIYSSIDADHFICTM